A window of the Virgibacillus pantothenticus genome harbors these coding sequences:
- a CDS encoding 1-propanol dehydrogenase PduQ, translating into MNSFFVKPKMLFDVKTQDFLRTCQGNRYFIISDPMMKELGFIEIIKNEILQQNNSCKVFDKITPDPQLSTVAEGLHEMMTFKPDVLIAIGGGSAIDAAKGMILSFSKIDRDAKRPLFIAIPSTSGTGSEVTSFAVITNGLEKKPIINEVMIPDIALLDVDLVKTVPPKVTADTGMDVLTHAIEAYVSTKATEFTDALAEKAIKLVFESLIEVFRDGSKIEHRNKMHKASSLAGIAFTNASLGISHSIAHAIGGIFHISHGRINALILPHVIAYNAGCDGKLTPTANKYQEISQFLNLPAATPEEGTKSLISAINFLNEALTIEKGFSELAIEKDNYYEYKHLIADFALQDDCTTTNPRVPTREELAGLYLSLY; encoded by the coding sequence ATGAATTCTTTTTTTGTTAAACCTAAGATGCTATTTGATGTTAAGACACAAGATTTTCTTAGAACGTGTCAAGGAAATAGATATTTTATTATATCAGACCCGATGATGAAAGAACTGGGATTTATCGAAATCATTAAAAATGAAATTTTGCAACAAAATAATTCATGCAAAGTTTTCGATAAGATCACACCAGATCCGCAACTTAGTACAGTTGCAGAAGGGTTACATGAAATGATGACGTTTAAACCAGATGTGCTAATTGCTATTGGCGGGGGATCAGCCATTGATGCTGCAAAGGGAATGATCCTGTCTTTTAGCAAAATAGACAGGGATGCAAAAAGACCATTGTTTATAGCCATTCCATCTACAAGTGGAACTGGAAGTGAAGTGACTTCCTTTGCAGTTATTACGAATGGGTTAGAAAAAAAGCCCATTATAAATGAAGTAATGATTCCAGATATTGCCTTATTGGATGTGGATTTAGTGAAAACAGTTCCGCCAAAAGTTACGGCTGATACCGGTATGGACGTACTTACCCACGCAATCGAAGCTTATGTATCGACGAAAGCGACTGAATTTACTGACGCGCTTGCTGAAAAAGCAATTAAGCTAGTATTTGAAAGTTTGATAGAAGTATTTAGAGATGGAAGTAAGATAGAACACCGCAATAAAATGCATAAGGCCTCTTCATTAGCTGGTATAGCTTTTACGAATGCATCTCTCGGAATTAGTCATAGTATTGCCCATGCCATTGGTGGTATTTTCCATATTTCTCATGGAAGGATCAATGCTTTAATACTTCCACATGTAATAGCTTACAATGCAGGATGTGATGGCAAACTCACGCCAACGGCAAATAAATATCAAGAAATATCCCAATTTCTCAACTTACCAGCAGCTACACCAGAGGAAGGCACAAAGAGTCTTATTTCCGCTATAAACTTTTTAAATGAAGCATTAACCATTGAAAAAGGTTTCTCAGAATTAGCGATTGAAAAAGACAACTATTATGAGTATAAACATCTCATTGCTGATTTT